The window GAACTTCATGCGCGGCCGCACTTTCATGAACAAATACGTGATCATTGACGAGGCGCAGAACTTAACGCCCAAACAAATGAAAACTTTGATCACCCGTGCAGGCCCCGGCACCAAGATCATTTGCATGGGTAACTTGGCCCAAATTGATACACCTTATCTCACTGAAGGCTCATCAGGCTTGACCTATGCGGTTGATCGCTTCAAGGGATGGGCGCATGGTGGCCACATCACATTGGCACGCGGCGAGCGTTCACGACTTGCCGACTTTGCCAGCGAAGTACTTTGATCTTCATGGGTGAATGAGGGCAGCGATTTTAATAATCGCCACTGTCACCGCCTGAGGCCAAACTCTCAAAGCGAGTGAGCGGTTTCAAGAACGTCAGGCGAACGGCGCCTGTTGGGCCGTTTCGCTGCTTGCCGATGATGATTTCGGCAGTCCCTGGGTCTTTGGAGTCTTTGTTGTAATAGTCGTCGCGGTAAATGAACATGATGATGTCTGCATCTTGCTCAATGGCACCCGACTCGCGCAGGTCACTCATCATGGGCCGCTTGTCGGTTCGCTGCTCGACGCCTCGATTCAACTGCGACAAAGCAATCACTGGGCACTGCAGTTCTTTGGCAAGCATCTTCAAACCGCGTGAGATTTCACCCAACTCTGTTGCACGGTTGTCGCCATCACCACCGGACGAACCACTCATGAGTTGCAAATAATCCACCACAATCAAACCTAGCTTGCCGCACTTTCGTGCCAGGCGCCTGGCATTGGCGCGAAGTTCGCTAGGCGTTAAGCCTGGTGTTTCATCGATGTGCAACGACACCGTACGCAAGCGCTCAATGGCATCTGTCAGCCGAGGCCACTCTTCATCGGTCAATTTGCCTGTACGCAGGTGACCTTGGTCAATCCGGCCAATCGAGCCGACCACACGCACAGCCAATTGAGCCGCGCCCATCTCCATTGAAAAGACAGCAACTGGCAAGCCTTCATTCAAAGCCACATGCTCCGCAATGTTGATCGCGAAAGCCGTCTTACCCATAGAGGGACGCGCCGCCAACACCACCAAATCGCCCGCTTGCAAGCCCGAAGTCATGCGGTCGAGATCGTAGAAACCTGTGGGGACACCGGTAATGTCATTGGGGTTGTCAGCCATCTCTTGGACACGGTCCATCAGGTCCACCACCAAGGTGTCCATGGACTGAAAGCCCTGTTTCATGCGTGAGCCCTCTTCACCGATGTTGAAGATTTTTTGCTCAGCCTCGTCTAAGATTTTTTCAACCGCACGACCCTGTGGGCTGAACGCATTGGTGGCAATTTCATCGCTGGCAGTGACCAATTTACGCAAGATGGAACGCTCGCGAACAATTTCTGCATAGCGCCGAATGTTGCTGGCACTGGGCACGTATTGCGCCAAAGAATTCAAATAACCTAAACCGCCCATGCCTTCGGCTTTGCCTTGATTTTGCAATTGCTCAAAGACGGTAATGACATCTGCTGGTTTGGAGCCATTGATCAAGCTCGAAATGGCACTGAAGATCAGCTTGTGTTCATGTCGATAAAAATCATTTTCCGACAACAAATCTCCCATGCGATCCCATGCGCTGTTGTCGAGCAGCAAGCCGCCTAAAACGCTGGACTCTGCTTCAATGGAATGGGGTGGAACTCGAAGTTGCGCGATCTGTTGATCTTGGGTAGGGGCTGAAAAACCCAACTCGGATTCTGAGTGCGACTGTGGAGGGAAAAGTGCTGACATGGACGTTCTAAATTGAATGCTCGATCTTACGCACGGATCGGCACTTGGTCATGGGACAAGCCTGTGGATAAGTCGTTGGTAAGTGCAGAAAGTCTTGTGAATAAATAAGAAATTCTGGCAGAAAAGAAAAAAGCCGCCAGTCATGCGACAGGCGGCTTTTTGAAGCGCTTGGTAATTAAGCTGTTTCGCCGTAAACAGAAACAGTCACTTCCACCACCACGTCAGTGTGCAATGCCACAGCCACGGAAGATTCGCTCACCGTTTTGATCGGGCCGTTAGGCATACGGATCTGAGCTTTGGACAAGCCATAGCCAGATTTGTTCAACTCTTCAGCGATGTCGTGGTTGGTGACAGAGCCAAACAAACGACCGTCAACGCCAGCTTTCTGAGTGATCTTAACCACTGCGCCAGCCAATTTTTCGCCTTGAGCTTGTGCTTCGGCCAATTTGGCAGCTGCTGCTTTTTCCAGTTCGGCACGGCGTGCTTCGAACTCGGCCTTGTTGGCTTCAGTGGCGCGACGTGCACGACCGCTGGGGATCAAGAAATTGCGAGCGTAACCGTCTTTAACTTTAACGATTTCACCCAAATTGCCAAGGTTCACAACCTTATCGAGCAGAATAATTTGCATGGTTGTTCTCCTTAAACTTTGTGCTGGTCGCTGTAAGGCAACATGGCCAAGAAGCGAGCGCGCTTGATGGCTGTGTTCAATTGGCGCTGATAAATAGCGCGTGTGCCTGTCAAACGTGCGGGGATGATTTTGCCGTTTTCGGCGATGAAGTCGCGCAATGTGTCGACGTCTTTGTAATCAATCTCTTCCACGCCTGTGACTGTGAAGCGGCAGAAACGCTTGCGCTTGAACAGCAATGACTGGGTGTTGCGCTTAGGGCGCTTGTCTTTGTTGAATTTTTTGAAAGTGGCCATGGGGCCTCCTGAAAATTAAAGTGTCTTGAATTCTTGAATATGCAGAATCACATTTTTTCCGTTTTTGGGGGTGGCCAAAAAACCGCTGAATCTCCAAACGCTGCCAATAGGCTGGGTTTGAATTCGCTCTGCAACAGATCCGATGGCGACAGCCTTGACTGTGGCTTTGACCTGTCTGAGAGTTCCCGCTTCTTGAATGCTTGAGCTGTGCTCTAGGACCAAGTCAATGACTGGCAAGCCAGCCGGTGTGTATCGAATTGCTTTTTGCTCTGCGATACCAGCGGTCAATTCAACGTGATTTTGTTCTGTCACTCCCGACGACAAATGTGATTAGCCTGCAAATTCGGCTTGTTGGGCTTTACGAGCTTCTTCGCGCTCGACTTGTTTCATCATGGAAGATGGGCCTGTTTCGGCTTTCTTCTTCAGAACAGTCATGTGACGCAAAACGGCATCGTTGAACTTGAAGGCGTGTTCGAGTTCGGCCATCACAGCCTGATCAGCTTCAATGTTCACGCACAAGTAGTGGGCTTTGCCCAACTTGTTGATTTGGTAGGCCAACTGGCGGCGACCCCAGTCTTCGACACGGTGAATCTTGCCACCGCCGGCAACGATCATGCCTTTGTAACGCTCCAGCATGGCTGGAACTTGTTCGCTCTGATCCGGATGAATCAGCAAAATGATTTCGTAATGACGCATTGAGACTCCTTTTGGGTTTTACCTTGAAGGTATTTGAAAAAAGCTACCCCCAGCGTCGGACGGGGTGCAGCAAGGTCAGTCCGCAATTATAGCCCAGGTTTTAGAGCCCTGGAAAGGGGTTATCTGAACGCTCAGGAGACGTATCGCCAGAGGACTCGACATGTGGCCACACCCAACTTGCCAGCCAAATCACCAAGAAACCCACAGGCACCCCCAAAATTCCCGCTGAAATGGGTTGAATACCGCCAACCATGCCCCCAAAAGGTGTCAAACCCCATAACACCCTTACCGAGGGGGCATTGAAGATCATGTAAGTCATGGTCACCCCCAAGCCCGTCAACATGCCCAAAACAACTGCTTGACGGCTGGTTCGCTTCCAAAAAATGCCCATCACCATGCCGGGAAAGAAAGCAGAGGCAGCCAGCGAGAAGGAGGCTGAAACCAGCGCAAGGATTTCAGCGGGCTTCCACGCCGCCACCAATGCGGCTGACATGGCCACCGCCAACAGCGCAAATTTGGACAAGATCACCCTGCCCTCTGCAGTTTCCACGCCGTTTTTGGTGCCAAGGCGCATGTCATGCACAAAAGCATTGCTGATGGTCAGCAACAAACCGTCTGCGGTGGACAGGGCTGCGGCAAATCCGCCTGCTGCCACAAGACCAGAAATGACATAGGGCAAGCCGGCCATTTCAGGACTTGCCAGCATCACCACGTCAGCACCCAACTTCAATTCACCAAATTGCAAGATGCCATCGAGGTTGACATCGGCCACCTCGACCAAAGCGCTGTCCACGCGAGACCATTGCGCAAGCCAATTCGGCAGTTCTGAAAAACGACTGCCCACCAAATTGTTCATCACTTCAAATTTGACGAGCACAGCCAAGGCGGGGGCACTCAGGTACAAAATGGCAATGAAGAAAAGCGACCAAGCCACCGACAGCCTGGCTTCAGCCTCGTTGGGCACTGTATAGAAACGTGTCAACAGGTGGGGCAAGCCAGCCGTTCCAGCCATCAAGCAAAAGATAAGCGCCACAAAATTGAGACGCGATTGGTTGAACACATTTTGTTCTTGCGCCGTGCCATGGGGATCACCCTGAAATGCCGAACCATGCAAAGGCATGCCGCCTAGCGGTTTGGCTCTTTCGGCATTTTCATTCATGGCGCGTTGCCATGTTTCTTTGGCTGTCACTGCATTCTGCGGCAGCGCTTGGAGCTCGCGACGAGCCTGTGCAATCAGTGAGAACTCTGCATTTTGCAATTTCAAATCACTCACCCTTTGGGTCAAGACTTGTCGTTCTTGCAGCAAAGATTGCTCAACATTGACCAGACGTGCTTTGTAGGCTTCAGCCCGAAGCTGGAACTCTTGGCGAACGGCAACCTCAGCGGGATCAGAAATCAGGCGTTGTTCAAGCTCCGTAATTTTTGACAACTGTGCACTGTATGCAAGGGGTGCCAGGGGTGTGCCCAACTGTTGATAAGCCAGCCATGAAACTGGAATTAGAAATGCCATCAGCAAAATCATGTACTGCGCAACTTGGGTCCAAGTGATGGCCCGCATGCCGCCTAAGAACGAACACAACAAGACGCCGCCTAGACCTAACAAAATGCCTATTTCAAACTGCACGCCAGTCAATCGCGAAGCGATCAAGCCAATGCCATAAATTTGCGCCACAACGTAGGTAAAGGAACACAAAATTGCAGCCCATGCCGCCAACAACCGTGGCCACCTTCCACCATAGCGTTGGCTGAAAAAATCAGGCAAGGTGTACAAATTCATGGCGCGCAAATGCGGCGCGATCAACAGAGCCACCAAACAAAAACCGCCGGTCCATCCCATCACGTAAGCCAAGCCACCTGCTTGACCACCGCTACCCGAAAAGCCCTGCAAATACAACGCACCCGCCAAGCTAATGAAGGAAGCCGCGCTCATCCAATCAGCTGCAGTGGCCATGCCGTTGTAGAAAGCGGGAATGCGGCGGCCCGCAACGTAATATTCTTCAGCGTTGGTGGTGCGGCCCGCCACACCAATCAACGCATACAGCATCACGGTTGAGAACAAAAAAATGGGGCCAATCAAATTCCTTGAAAGACCCTCATGCTCCGCATAACCCATCACGCCAATCAGACTCAGCAGCAAAGCAAGGAACAACAGAACATTGCGATGCAAACGCCATTTGTAAATGGCGTACTTCTTCTGAAAGGACGTGATTGAATTCAATCGGCTTTTCCGAGTTGCGTCCAGGTTTCAACCACCGTATCAGGATTCAAAGAAATTGAACTGATGCCTTGCGCCATCAACCATTTAGCGAAGTCGGGATGGTCACTAGGTCCTTGACCGCAAATGCCCACGTACTTGCCTTGACTCAAGCAAGCCTTGATGGCTTGCGCAATGAGCGTTTGCACGGCCAAGTCACGTTCATCAAAGTCAAGCGCTAACAACTCCAAGCCCGAATCACGGTCCAGGCCCAAAGTGAGTTGGGTAAGGTCGTTGGAGCCAATGGAGAAGCCATCGAAGTACTCGAGGAACTTGTCGGCCAAGATGGCGTTGCTGGGTACTTCACACATCATGATGACTTTGAGATCGTCTTGGCCCCGCTTGAGCCCATGCTTGGCCAACAATTGTGTGACGCGATCGGCTTGACCCAAAGTGCGCACGAAGGGCACCATCACTTGCACATTGGTCAAACCCATCTCGCCTCGAACGCGTTTGATGGCTTCGCACTCCATCGCAAAGGCTTCTCCAAAATCTTCACTGATGTAACGCGCTGCGCCTCGGAAACCCAGCATGGGATTTTCTTCTTCTGGCTCGTATCGGCTGCCACCAATGAGTTTTCTGTATTCGTTACTCTTGAAATCGGACAGGCGAACAATCACAGGCTTGGGCCAGAACGCAGCAGCAATGCTGGCCACGCCTTCTGTCACTTTGTCGATGTAAAAAGCTTTGGGTGATGCATGGCCACGTGCCACAGATTCAACAGCCTTCTTCAAGTCGGCATCAATGTTGGGGTAATCCAAAATGGCTTTGGGATGCACACCAATGTTGTTGTTGATGATGAACTCCAAACGCGCCAAGCCCACACCCTGATTGGGCAATTGCGCAAAGTCAAATGCCAATTGCGGGTTGCCCACGTTCATCATGATTTTGGTGGCAATCTCAGGCATGGTACCGCGTGACACCTCGGTCACTTCCATCTCCAACAGTCCGTCGTAAATGTGTCCTGTGTCACCCTCAGCGCAACTGACCGTGACCAAGGTACCATCTTTCAATTGCTCGGTAGCGTGACCGCAACCGACCACAGCAGGAATGCCCAACTCGCGCGCAATGATGGCAGCGTGGCAAGTACGGCCGCCGCGATTGGTCACAATGGCACTGGCGCGTTTCATGACCGGCTCCCAATTGGGATCCGTCATGTCGGTGACCAGCACATCGCCAGGTTGAACTTGGTCCATTTCGGCAATGCTGTGAACCAACCGAACAGGGCCCGTGCCAATTTTCTGACCAATGGCACGGCCTTCTGCCAATACGGCGCCCTTGCCTTTGAGTTTGTAGCGCAACTCTGCGGTACCTTTGGACTGGCTTTTGACAGTCTCTGGACGCGCTTGCAAGATGTACAAGAGGCCATCCGTGCCATCTTTGCCCCACTCAATGTCCATTGGGCGGCCATAGTGTTTCTCAATGACCATGGCGTATTGCGCCAACTGGGTGATGTCTGCATCGCTAAGGGAATAACGGTTGCGCAGCTCCATGCCAACGTCAACCGTTTTGACCAAATTGCCTGAGCTGGCCTTTTCTTCAGGCGTTGAGAAAACCATCTGGATCAATTTAGAACCAAGGTTGCGACGAATGACAGCATTTTTTCCAGCGGCCAACATGGGCTTGTGAACATAAAACTCGTCGGGGTTCACCGCACCCTGCACCACCGTCTCACCCAAGCCGTAACTGGACGTGATGAAAACAACATCTTCAAAACCAGTTTCTGTGTCGATGGTGAACATCACGCCGGCAGCGCCCAAGTCGGAGCGAACCATGCGCTGCACACCTGCTGACAATGCCACCTCGGCGTGCGCAAATCCTTTGTGCACGCGATAACTGATCGCGCGGTCGTTGTAGAGGGACGCAAACACCTCTTTCATTTTGTGCAACACGTCTTCAATACCAACCACATTGAGGAAGGTTTCTTGCTGACCTGCAAAAGAAGCATCAGGCAAATCTTCTGCTGTCGCTGAAGAACGAACCGCAAAAGAAGCTTGCGCATTGCCCGCGCTCAGCTCTGCAAATTGGTCGCGAATGGCTTTTTCCAAATCGGCCGGAAAAGGCTGGGCTTCGACCATGGCACGAATTTCTGCGCCAACCGTTGCCAATGCGCGGACGTCCTCAACGTCCAAGGCGTCCAGTTTTTGGTTGATGCGGTCAACCAAACCGTCGTGCTTCAAAAAAGCACGAAAAGCAAAAGCGGTGGTGGCAAAACCTGTAGGCACGCGAACACCGCCTGGCAACTGAGAAATCATCTCACCCAAGCTGGCGTTTTTACCGCCCACAGACTCGACGTCCGTCATTCGAAGTTGCTCAAAGGGAACGACCAAGGCGTCCTTTGCAAAAAGGTTAGACATAAAAGCTCCAAAGTTAAAAAATCGGCAGTGCAGCCTGAACCAACTCTCAGAATCTTGGTTGTTGTTAGATTTGATTCTTGAGCGCCAGCAGGCGGTAGATAATGGATGTGATTTTAGGACGCAACGCCCCTCCTCCAACCTTAGAATTTCAACAATGCCCCATAGAACCGTATTTTTCATCTCCGACGGCACTGGAATCACGGCCGAAACCTTTGGCAACGCCATCTTGGCCCAGTTTGAGATGAAAACAAGGCATGTCAGACTGCCTTTCGTGGACTCCGCAGACAAGGCACACCAGGCCGTCAGGCAAATCAATCACACGGCTGAAATTGAGAACATCAAGCCCATTGTGTTCACCACTTTGGTCAATATGGAGGTCTTGGATGTCATTCGGGCCGGTTGCAAAGGCATGCTTTTGGACATGTTTGGCACCTTTGTGAACCCACTTGAGCAAGAACTGGGCTTGAAGTCGCACCACCGGGTGGGGCGCTTTTCAGATGTCAGTAAAAGCAAGGAATACCACGACCGCATCGAGGCCATCAACTTCTCTTTGTCTCACGACGATGGCCAAACCAGCCGGGACCTGGAGTCTGCTGAAGTGATCTTGGTGGGCGTCAGCCGCAGTGGCAAAACACCAACCAGCCTTTACCTGGCCATGCAGCACGGCCTGAAGGCAGCCAATTACCCCCTCATTCCGGAAGACTTTGAACGCAAGCAATTGCCCCCTGCATTGGTGCCCCACCGGAAAAAGATTTTTGGACTCACCATTCACCCTGAGCGTTTGTCAGAGATTCGGAGTGAAAGACGCCCTAACTCCAAATACGCCAGCTTGCAAAACTGCATTCAAGAAGTGGCCGATGCGGAATCCATGATGCGCAGGTCTGGCATCCGGTGGCTTTCAACCACGCACAAATCGATTGAAGAAATCGCCACCACCATCCTGCAAGAAATCAAACCCGAGCGCTTGATTTATTAACGCAGGGTTGCCGCTATTTTTTCTGCACAGCGCTGCGCCAAGTCGAGATCTTTGGCCTCCACCATCACACGGACCAAAGGCTCTGTACCACTGGCACGAATGAGCACACGCCCCGTATCGGCCAACTCAGCCTCCACAGTTTGAATGGCTGCAGCCAATTGAGGACTGTCTTTCCAGTTCTGGTCTTTGGCAATGCGCACATTGATCAGCACCTGAGGGAACAAAGTGACTTCGGCCAACAATTGCGACATGGTCTGCCCCGTAGCGACGCAGGCTTGCAAAACTTGCAGCGCACTGATCAGGCCATCGCCCGTGGTGTGCTTGTCCAATGCCAATAAGTGACCTGAACCCTCACCGCCCAGTAACCAAGACTTTTCAAGCAGCGCTTCTAAGACGTATCGGTCGCCGACTTTGCTTCGAATGAATTCGATGCCCTTGCGTTTCAATGCCACTTCAACGGCCATGTTGGTCATGAGGGTGCCCACCACGCCAGGCACAACTTCATCGCGTGCAATGCGATCGCTGACCATCAAATAAAGCAACTCATCGCCGTTGTACAAGCGGCCTGTGTTGTCAACCACTTGAAGGCGGTCGGCATCGCCATCCAAAGCGATGCCGTAATCTGCGCCGTGCTGCTTCACGGCTGCCACCAAGGCTTCGGGGTGCGTTGCGCCCACGCCTTTGTTGATGTTCAGGCCATCAGGAGAGCAGCCAATCGCAACGACATCTGCACCCAATTCATGAAACACCTTGGGTGCAATTTGATAGGCGGCCCCGTTGGCTGCATCCACCACAATTTTCATGCCCTTGAGGGTAAAGTCATTGCTGAAAGTGCTCTTACAAAATTCAATGTAACGACCCGCCGCGTCGTCTAGGCGCTTGGCCTTGCCCAATTCTGCGGAGGCGACCCAAACTGGTGGCTCTTCTACCAAGGCTTCCACCTTGGTTTCCCACTCGTCACTGAGTTTGGCACCTTTGGCGCTGAAAAATTTGATGCCGTTGTCTTCGTAGGGGTTGTGACTTGCACTGATCACGACACCCAATGATGCACGTTGGGCTCGTGTGAGGTATGCCACCGCAGGCGTCGGCACCGGCCCCAACAACACAACATCAACGCCAGCAGAATTGAACCCCGACTCGAGTGCACTCTCTAGCATGTAGCCCGAGATGCGTGTGTCCTTGCCAATGAGCACCACAGGA is drawn from Limnohabitans sp. 103DPR2 and contains these coding sequences:
- the rplI gene encoding 50S ribosomal protein L9; protein product: MQIILLDKVVNLGNLGEIVKVKDGYARNFLIPSGRARRATEANKAEFEARRAELEKAAAAKLAEAQAQGEKLAGAVVKITQKAGVDGRLFGSVTNHDIAEELNKSGYGLSKAQIRMPNGPIKTVSESSVAVALHTDVVVEVTVSVYGETA
- the ppsR gene encoding posphoenolpyruvate synthetase regulatory kinase/phosphorylase PpsR encodes the protein MPHRTVFFISDGTGITAETFGNAILAQFEMKTRHVRLPFVDSADKAHQAVRQINHTAEIENIKPIVFTTLVNMEVLDVIRAGCKGMLLDMFGTFVNPLEQELGLKSHHRVGRFSDVSKSKEYHDRIEAINFSLSHDDGQTSRDLESAEVILVGVSRSGKTPTSLYLAMQHGLKAANYPLIPEDFERKQLPPALVPHRKKIFGLTIHPERLSEIRSERRPNSKYASLQNCIQEVADAESMMRRSGIRWLSTTHKSIEEIATTILQEIKPERLIY
- the priB gene encoding primosomal replication protein N, translating into MTEQNHVELTAGIAEQKAIRYTPAGLPVIDLVLEHSSSIQEAGTLRQVKATVKAVAIGSVAERIQTQPIGSVWRFSGFLATPKNGKNVILHIQEFKTL
- a CDS encoding VC_2705 family sodium/solute symporter, with amino-acid sequence MNSITSFQKKYAIYKWRLHRNVLLFLALLLSLIGVMGYAEHEGLSRNLIGPIFLFSTVMLYALIGVAGRTTNAEEYYVAGRRIPAFYNGMATAADWMSAASFISLAGALYLQGFSGSGGQAGGLAYVMGWTGGFCLVALLIAPHLRAMNLYTLPDFFSQRYGGRWPRLLAAWAAILCSFTYVVAQIYGIGLIASRLTGVQFEIGILLGLGGVLLCSFLGGMRAITWTQVAQYMILLMAFLIPVSWLAYQQLGTPLAPLAYSAQLSKITELEQRLISDPAEVAVRQEFQLRAEAYKARLVNVEQSLLQERQVLTQRVSDLKLQNAEFSLIAQARRELQALPQNAVTAKETWQRAMNENAERAKPLGGMPLHGSAFQGDPHGTAQEQNVFNQSRLNFVALIFCLMAGTAGLPHLLTRFYTVPNEAEARLSVAWSLFFIAILYLSAPALAVLVKFEVMNNLVGSRFSELPNWLAQWSRVDSALVEVADVNLDGILQFGELKLGADVVMLASPEMAGLPYVISGLVAAGGFAAALSTADGLLLTISNAFVHDMRLGTKNGVETAEGRVILSKFALLAVAMSAALVAAWKPAEILALVSASFSLAASAFFPGMVMGIFWKRTSRQAVVLGMLTGLGVTMTYMIFNAPSVRVLWGLTPFGGMVGGIQPISAGILGVPVGFLVIWLASWVWPHVESSGDTSPERSDNPFPGL
- the dnaB gene encoding replicative DNA helicase → MSALFPPQSHSESELGFSAPTQDQQIAQLRVPPHSIEAESSVLGGLLLDNSAWDRMGDLLSENDFYRHEHKLIFSAISSLINGSKPADVITVFEQLQNQGKAEGMGGLGYLNSLAQYVPSASNIRRYAEIVRERSILRKLVTASDEIATNAFSPQGRAVEKILDEAEQKIFNIGEEGSRMKQGFQSMDTLVVDLMDRVQEMADNPNDITGVPTGFYDLDRMTSGLQAGDLVVLAARPSMGKTAFAINIAEHVALNEGLPVAVFSMEMGAAQLAVRVVGSIGRIDQGHLRTGKLTDEEWPRLTDAIERLRTVSLHIDETPGLTPSELRANARRLARKCGKLGLIVVDYLQLMSGSSGGDGDNRATELGEISRGLKMLAKELQCPVIALSQLNRGVEQRTDKRPMMSDLRESGAIEQDADIIMFIYRDDYYNKDSKDPGTAEIIIGKQRNGPTGAVRLTFLKPLTRFESLASGGDSGDY
- the rpsF gene encoding 30S ribosomal protein S6 produces the protein MRHYEIILLIHPDQSEQVPAMLERYKGMIVAGGGKIHRVEDWGRRQLAYQINKLGKAHYLCVNIEADQAVMAELEHAFKFNDAVLRHMTVLKKKAETGPSSMMKQVEREEARKAQQAEFAG
- the glmM gene encoding phosphoglucosamine mutase, translating into MTRRYFGTDGIRGTVGQAPITPDFVMRLAHAVGRVLRQTEKHPVVLIGKDTRISGYMLESALESGFNSAGVDVVLLGPVPTPAVAYLTRAQRASLGVVISASHNPYEDNGIKFFSAKGAKLSDEWETKVEALVEEPPVWVASAELGKAKRLDDAAGRYIEFCKSTFSNDFTLKGMKIVVDAANGAAYQIAPKVFHELGADVVAIGCSPDGLNINKGVGATHPEALVAAVKQHGADYGIALDGDADRLQVVDNTGRLYNGDELLYLMVSDRIARDEVVPGVVGTLMTNMAVEVALKRKGIEFIRSKVGDRYVLEALLEKSWLLGGEGSGHLLALDKHTTGDGLISALQVLQACVATGQTMSQLLAEVTLFPQVLINVRIAKDQNWKDSPQLAAAIQTVEAELADTGRVLIRASGTEPLVRVMVEAKDLDLAQRCAEKIAATLR
- the rpsR gene encoding 30S ribosomal protein S18, with product MATFKKFNKDKRPKRNTQSLLFKRKRFCRFTVTGVEEIDYKDVDTLRDFIAENGKIIPARLTGTRAIYQRQLNTAIKRARFLAMLPYSDQHKV
- the ppsA gene encoding phosphoenolpyruvate synthase, whose translation is MSNLFAKDALVVPFEQLRMTDVESVGGKNASLGEMISQLPGGVRVPTGFATTAFAFRAFLKHDGLVDRINQKLDALDVEDVRALATVGAEIRAMVEAQPFPADLEKAIRDQFAELSAGNAQASFAVRSSATAEDLPDASFAGQQETFLNVVGIEDVLHKMKEVFASLYNDRAISYRVHKGFAHAEVALSAGVQRMVRSDLGAAGVMFTIDTETGFEDVVFITSSYGLGETVVQGAVNPDEFYVHKPMLAAGKNAVIRRNLGSKLIQMVFSTPEEKASSGNLVKTVDVGMELRNRYSLSDADITQLAQYAMVIEKHYGRPMDIEWGKDGTDGLLYILQARPETVKSQSKGTAELRYKLKGKGAVLAEGRAIGQKIGTGPVRLVHSIAEMDQVQPGDVLVTDMTDPNWEPVMKRASAIVTNRGGRTCHAAIIARELGIPAVVGCGHATEQLKDGTLVTVSCAEGDTGHIYDGLLEMEVTEVSRGTMPEIATKIMMNVGNPQLAFDFAQLPNQGVGLARLEFIINNNIGVHPKAILDYPNIDADLKKAVESVARGHASPKAFYIDKVTEGVASIAAAFWPKPVIVRLSDFKSNEYRKLIGGSRYEPEEENPMLGFRGAARYISEDFGEAFAMECEAIKRVRGEMGLTNVQVMVPFVRTLGQADRVTQLLAKHGLKRGQDDLKVIMMCEVPSNAILADKFLEYFDGFSIGSNDLTQLTLGLDRDSGLELLALDFDERDLAVQTLIAQAIKACLSQGKYVGICGQGPSDHPDFAKWLMAQGISSISLNPDTVVETWTQLGKAD